A section of the Clostridium felsineum DSM 794 genome encodes:
- a CDS encoding IS256 family transposase — translation MNEGKRNIISALIDEYDIQSAEDIQEALKDLLGGTIQSMLEGEMDEHLGYEPYERAETTNSRNGKKQKRIRSKYGEMNIDVPQDRESSFEPKIVQKHQKDISGIEEKIISMYAKGLSTRQISEQIEDIYGFEVSEGMVSNITNKLLPEIEAWQHRPLSTVYPIVFIDAVHFSVRENNVIRKLAAYIILGINNEGRKEVLSINIGENESSKYWLSALNELKNRGVQDILILCADGLTGIKESISVAFPNTEYQRCIVHQVRNTLKYVADKDKKEFAKDLKTIYHAPSEEIAYKQLEEITEKWEKHYPNSMKSWKSNWDAISPIFKFSADVRKVIYTTNAIESLNSTYRRLNRQRTVFPSDTSLLKALYLATFEATKKWRLPLRNWGKVYGELSIMYEGRLTE, via the coding sequence ATGAATGAAGGAAAAAGAAATATTATATCAGCTCTTATAGACGAATATGATATTCAGTCAGCTGAGGATATTCAGGAAGCTTTAAAAGATCTATTAGGTGGAACTATTCAATCTATGCTTGAAGGTGAAATGGACGAGCATTTAGGTTATGAACCATATGAACGAGCCGAAACTACAAACTCAAGAAATGGGAAAAAACAAAAAAGGATTCGAAGCAAATATGGTGAGATGAATATAGATGTACCACAGGATAGAGAAAGTTCTTTTGAACCTAAAATAGTACAAAAACACCAGAAAGATATTTCTGGTATAGAAGAAAAAATTATTTCTATGTATGCTAAAGGATTAAGTACCAGACAAATTTCAGAACAAATTGAAGATATATATGGGTTTGAAGTTAGTGAAGGAATGGTTTCAAATATAACCAATAAACTTCTTCCTGAAATAGAAGCATGGCAACATAGACCTTTATCTACAGTATATCCAATTGTTTTCATTGATGCAGTTCATTTTTCCGTAAGGGAAAATAACGTTATACGTAAGCTTGCAGCTTACATTATTCTTGGTATAAATAATGAAGGCAGAAAGGAAGTACTTTCTATAAATATTGGAGAAAATGAAAGCAGTAAATATTGGCTTAGTGCTCTCAATGAATTAAAAAATAGGGGTGTTCAAGATATCCTTATCCTTTGTGCAGACGGTCTTACAGGGATAAAGGAATCTATATCAGTAGCTTTTCCAAATACTGAATATCAACGTTGTATAGTTCATCAAGTAAGAAATACATTAAAGTATGTTGCTGATAAAGATAAAAAAGAATTTGCAAAAGATTTAAAAACTATATATCATGCACCTTCTGAGGAAATTGCATATAAGCAATTAGAAGAAATCACTGAAAAATGGGAAAAACATTATCCTAACTCAATGAAAAGCTGGAAATCAAATTGGGATGCTATTAGCCCTATTTTTAAGTTCTCTGCTGATGTAAGAAAAGTTATTTATACTACAAATGCAATCGAAAGTCTCAACAGCACATACCGTAGATTAAATAGACAAAGAACTGTATTTCCAAGCGATACATCACTTTTAAAAGCTTTATACCTTGCTACTTTTGAAGCTACAAAAAAATGGCGTTTGCCACTAAGAAATTGGGGTAAAGTGTACGGTGAATTATCCATTATGTATGAAGGACGACTTACTGAATAA